The following coding sequences lie in one Pirellulales bacterium genomic window:
- a CDS encoding diacylglycerol kinase family protein has translation MTGSATNVARGAAPTSRATHATAMREPATDDAPRRPQSWPEKFNCALRGLRRGVRSEVNFFVHFFVAAIVIAAGMVLEVSRLEWCLLTLCIGAVLVAELFNTALETIARVVTDRYNSQMRDALDMGSGAVLLASITAAIVGAAIFIPRLASMLDLWPE, from the coding sequence ATGACCGGCAGCGCCACCAACGTCGCGCGCGGCGCAGCGCCCACGTCACGAGCCACGCACGCCACCGCCATGCGAGAACCTGCCACCGACGACGCCCCTCGCCGGCCCCAATCGTGGCCGGAAAAATTCAATTGCGCGCTCCGCGGCCTGCGCCGCGGCGTCCGCAGCGAAGTCAACTTCTTTGTCCACTTCTTCGTGGCGGCAATCGTCATCGCCGCCGGCATGGTGCTCGAAGTCAGCCGCCTCGAATGGTGTCTGCTCACCCTCTGCATCGGCGCGGTGCTGGTCGCAGAACTCTTCAACACCGCGCTCGAAACCATCGCCCGCGTCGTCACCGATCGATACAACAGCCAAATGCGCGACGCCCTCGATATGGGCAGCGGCGCCGTCCTCTTGGCCTCGATCACCGCCGCCATTGTCGGCGCCGCCATCTTCATCCCCAGGCTCGCCAGCATGCTCGATTTGTGGCCAGAGTAA
- a CDS encoding organic solvent tolerance protein OstA — translation MLWLTAIPTIPARRGAPVLFLTAAWRTSWDVAGSSATRASRGQGIATLNKPSASRTSRSCQALREDRAALWRCALALALWLLAPWIARASVDLPIPDPLLPLTISADRASHWRLGEYDVYTLDACRIEQHDSSAQADRAVIWVLREPDGAAVHTRAITYLEGAVRGTFVGEDGRRATIDDATWLGEFDTVSAFRLKTPPPTEDPLPRPEVFHRASRARDPKQRGLQETQQIAPPAISPLPAPPMVAPGPRVEQPDAVLNSLPAGTRRVLVLPRSSVEPQIQWFPSADQSEWVATIDSGINIIVQGVGSLGALDIAADRAVIWMRNERQPNSQTPDIRAGTLQPLDQPLELYLEGNIVFREGERTIHADRMYYNVRNENGIVLNSELRTEAPLIGQPFRLRSQLVQITGRDRFLLRDSFATSSQLGAPRYRIQSGEIEFTDSQFPLIDPATGLPAVNAEGEPLVDHRQSISSRNNLVYMGAVPVFYWPVFAADLSDPSFFLKRIQLRNDRIFGTQVLTSFGVWELLGIRNKPQGTDWRVHADYLSERGLGHGTTFTYTRPNFLGLGGPTSGLLDAWAINDTGVGDTLGSDRKDVPFPKNYRWRVLNRHRQLLPNNFILSGEFGWISDRNFLEQYYEREWDEFKDESTTLELRRLVNNRSWSLRTQSRLNNFFSETQQARFDHFWLGQSFLNDSLTFYEHTALGYSQFRMAAFPDNPIDAAKFVWFPWEQNRSGERLVTRNEVDLPFDLGPAKVVPYALGELARWGQDLSGDPLNRLYGQAGVRTSIPFWAANPSVESSLFNVHGLAHKVTLEADAAFSGANQSMTDLPLYDQIDDNNLEQYRRRFTFNTFGGPLPDGNVPTQFDPRFYALRYGIQDSVTSPVAEIAEDFATLKLNLFQRLQTKRGLPGQRRIIDWMTFNTGVTYFPAKNRDNFGQSFGLLNYDYNWYIGDRTTIVSDGVFDFFHDGQKIWTVGGYLNRPPRGSLFVGFRWLEGPDLANVETPFRNQVLIANYTYQLSPKWLSSFGTSFDIGGNGNIGQNFTIARLGESFIVSAGFNVDASKGNVGATFMVEPRFLPGGRLRGYSNPADTVGLQ, via the coding sequence TTGCTCTGGCTGACCGCCATTCCTACAATCCCCGCCCGGCGCGGCGCCCCCGTTCTCTTCCTAACAGCCGCTTGGCGTACGTCTTGGGACGTCGCCGGCTCGTCTGCAACCAGGGCATCGCGCGGGCAAGGGATCGCAACACTGAACAAGCCTTCGGCGAGTCGAACGAGTCGCTCGTGCCAAGCGCTGCGCGAAGATCGCGCCGCGCTGTGGCGCTGCGCGCTGGCGCTGGCGCTGTGGCTCCTCGCGCCCTGGATCGCGCGCGCCAGTGTCGATCTGCCGATCCCCGATCCGCTCCTGCCGCTCACCATCTCCGCCGACCGCGCCAGCCATTGGCGCCTGGGCGAGTACGATGTCTACACGCTCGACGCCTGCCGCATCGAGCAGCACGATTCGTCGGCCCAGGCAGATCGCGCCGTCATCTGGGTGTTGCGCGAGCCCGACGGCGCCGCGGTGCATACCCGCGCCATCACCTATCTCGAAGGCGCGGTGCGCGGCACGTTTGTCGGCGAAGATGGTCGCCGCGCGACGATCGACGACGCCACCTGGCTCGGCGAGTTCGACACCGTCAGCGCCTTCCGCCTTAAGACGCCGCCACCGACCGAAGATCCCCTGCCGCGTCCCGAAGTCTTTCATCGCGCCAGCCGCGCTCGCGACCCCAAGCAGCGCGGCCTGCAAGAAACCCAACAAATCGCGCCCCCCGCGATTTCACCCCTCCCGGCGCCGCCGATGGTCGCGCCCGGCCCACGCGTCGAACAGCCCGACGCCGTCCTCAATAGTTTGCCCGCCGGCACGCGCCGCGTGCTCGTCTTGCCGCGCAGCAGCGTCGAACCGCAGATTCAATGGTTCCCTAGCGCCGATCAATCGGAGTGGGTGGCCACCATCGACTCGGGCATCAACATCATCGTGCAAGGGGTCGGCAGCCTCGGCGCGCTCGACATCGCCGCCGATCGCGCGGTGATCTGGATGCGCAACGAGCGACAGCCCAACAGCCAAACACCAGACATCCGCGCCGGCACGCTGCAACCGCTCGATCAACCGCTCGAGCTGTACCTGGAAGGCAACATCGTCTTCCGCGAGGGCGAGCGCACGATCCACGCCGATCGCATGTATTACAACGTGCGCAATGAGAACGGCATTGTGCTCAACAGCGAACTGCGCACCGAGGCGCCGCTGATCGGCCAACCCTTCCGCCTGCGATCACAGTTGGTGCAGATCACCGGTCGCGATCGGTTCCTTCTGCGCGACAGCTTCGCCACCTCCAGCCAACTGGGCGCCCCGCGCTACCGCATTCAGTCGGGCGAGATCGAGTTCACCGACAGTCAATTTCCGCTGATCGATCCCGCCACCGGTCTGCCCGCCGTCAACGCCGAGGGAGAGCCGCTGGTCGATCATCGGCAGAGCATCTCCAGCCGCAACAATTTGGTCTACATGGGGGCCGTGCCGGTCTTCTATTGGCCAGTGTTCGCCGCCGACCTGAGCGACCCCAGTTTCTTTTTGAAGCGCATTCAACTGCGCAACGACCGCATCTTCGGCACGCAGGTCCTCACCTCCTTTGGAGTGTGGGAACTGCTTGGCATTCGCAACAAGCCGCAGGGCACCGACTGGCGCGTGCATGCCGACTACCTCAGCGAGCGCGGACTCGGTCACGGCACCACCTTCACCTATACCCGGCCCAACTTCCTGGGTCTCGGCGGACCCACTTCCGGCCTGCTCGACGCTTGGGCCATCAACGACACCGGCGTTGGCGATACCCTCGGCAGCGACCGCAAAGACGTTCCCTTCCCCAAAAACTATCGCTGGCGCGTGCTGAATCGCCATCGCCAACTCTTGCCAAACAACTTCATCCTCTCGGGCGAGTTTGGCTGGATCAGCGACCGCAACTTTTTGGAGCAGTACTACGAGCGCGAGTGGGACGAATTCAAAGACGAGAGCACCACGCTCGAACTGCGCCGCCTGGTCAACAACCGCTCCTGGTCGCTGCGCACGCAGTCGCGCCTCAACAATTTCTTCAGCGAGACGCAGCAGGCCCGCTTCGACCACTTCTGGCTCGGCCAATCGTTCTTGAACGACAGCCTGACGTTCTACGAGCACACCGCGTTGGGCTATTCGCAGTTCCGCATGGCGGCCTTCCCCGACAATCCCATCGACGCCGCCAAGTTCGTCTGGTTTCCCTGGGAACAAAACCGCAGCGGAGAGCGCCTGGTCACCCGCAACGAAGTCGACCTGCCCTTCGATCTCGGGCCTGCCAAGGTGGTCCCCTACGCGCTGGGCGAACTTGCCCGCTGGGGCCAAGACCTGTCCGGCGATCCGCTCAACCGACTCTATGGCCAGGCCGGCGTGCGCACTTCCATCCCCTTCTGGGCCGCCAATCCGTCCGTCGAAAGCTCGCTGTTCAATGTGCATGGCCTGGCGCACAAGGTCACCCTCGAGGCCGACGCCGCCTTCTCCGGCGCCAATCAGTCGATGACCGATCTGCCGCTCTATGACCAGATCGACGACAACAACTTGGAGCAGTACCGCCGCCGCTTCACCTTCAACACCTTTGGCGGCCCGCTCCCCGATGGCAATGTGCCGACCCAATTCGATCCGCGCTTCTACGCCTTGCGCTATGGCATTCAAGACTCGGTCACCTCGCCGGTGGCCGAAATCGCCGAGGACTTCGCCACGCTCAAGCTCAATCTCTTCCAACGCCTGCAAACCAAACGTGGCCTGCCCGGCCAGCGGCGGATCATCGACTGGATGACCTTCAACACCGGCGTCACCTACTTCCCCGCCAAGAACCGCGACAACTTCGGCCAATCGTTCGGCCTATTGAACTACGATTACAACTGGTACATCGGTGACCGCACCACGATCGTCTCCGACGGCGTTTTTGATTTCTTCCACGACGGCCAAAAAATCTGGACCGTGGGCGGTTACTTGAATCGTCCGCCACGCGGCAGCTTGTTCGTCGGCTTCCGCTGGCTGGAAGGCCCCGATCTGGCCAATGTCGAAACCCCCTTCCGCAATCAGGTGCTGATCGCCAACTACACCTACCAACTCAGCCCCAAGTGGCTGTCGTCGTTCGGCACCTCGTTCGATATTGGCGGCAACGGCAACATCGGCCAGAATTTCACCATCGCTCGGCTGGGCGAATCGTTCATCGTCAGCGCCGGCTTCAATGTCGACGCCAGCAAGGGAAATGTCGGCGCGACCTTCATGGTCGAGCCGCGCTTCTTGCCCGGCGGCCGCCTGCGTGGCTATTCCAACCCGGCCGACACCGTGGGGCTACAATGA
- a CDS encoding glycosyltransferase family 39 protein: protein MAGLIRAAALWHGADSLAADPDSYRQYATSLLEHGNFLRNGAPSAWRPPLYPLLLAAAQRIDAQSIWSVAALHWLAGLATVALTLLTARALGLRRCALLAALVVTCDPILLASSTQVMTETLATFLASLVLYSLCRAQTRGGAIAALAVGIAGGLAILCRPTFALWMIACLPLVGAAAGKRYQPRWAAMALLVAMATLAPWAIRNALQLGQPLITTTHGGYTLLLGNNPRFYDFLRQRRRGETWDSAEFVQAWQQTLAEEEVASEIDEDALAYRLARAHIAAAGRDFLRAAIYRQQSFWRLAPLRAGPTGTRSAQFARLAIAGWYFAVFALALVGLLWIERVGWRLWLPSLLLIATLAAAHLFYWTDMRMRAPAMPAFALLAAAGAAWIDGQLSARKDK, encoded by the coding sequence GTGGCCGGTCTGATCCGCGCCGCCGCGCTCTGGCATGGCGCCGATTCGCTCGCCGCCGACCCCGACAGTTATCGCCAGTACGCCACCAGTCTCCTGGAGCACGGCAATTTCCTGCGCAACGGCGCCCCTTCCGCCTGGCGCCCCCCCCTCTATCCACTGCTCTTGGCCGCCGCGCAGCGCATCGATGCTCAATCCATCTGGTCCGTCGCGGCGCTGCATTGGCTGGCCGGCTTGGCAACGGTGGCGTTAACGCTCCTCACCGCGCGCGCGCTAGGGTTGCGACGCTGCGCGCTGCTGGCGGCGCTGGTGGTGACGTGCGACCCCATTCTGCTCGCTAGCTCGACGCAGGTGATGACCGAAACGCTCGCCACATTTCTTGCCAGTCTCGTGCTTTACTCTCTCTGCCGCGCCCAGACACGCGGCGGCGCCATCGCCGCGCTTGCCGTGGGAATTGCTGGTGGGCTAGCCATTCTCTGCCGTCCCACCTTCGCGCTGTGGATGATCGCCTGCCTGCCGCTGGTCGGCGCGGCGGCCGGCAAGCGCTATCAGCCGCGCTGGGCGGCCATGGCCCTGCTGGTAGCTATGGCCACGCTCGCCCCGTGGGCCATTCGCAACGCCCTGCAACTCGGGCAGCCACTGATTACCACCACGCATGGCGGCTATACGCTGCTCTTGGGCAACAACCCGCGGTTCTACGATTTCTTGCGCCAGCGGCGGCGCGGCGAAACCTGGGACTCTGCCGAATTTGTGCAAGCGTGGCAGCAGACGCTGGCTGAGGAAGAAGTCGCCAGCGAGATCGACGAGGACGCCTTGGCCTATCGACTCGCCCGGGCCCACATCGCCGCCGCCGGGCGCGATTTTCTGCGCGCCGCGATCTACCGCCAGCAAAGCTTTTGGCGTCTGGCGCCGCTGCGCGCCGGACCGACCGGTACGCGGTCCGCGCAGTTCGCGCGGCTTGCCATCGCCGGCTGGTACTTTGCGGTGTTTGCGCTGGCGCTGGTCGGCCTGTTGTGGATCGAACGCGTCGGCTGGCGGCTCTGGCTCCCCTCGCTGCTCTTGATTGCCACGCTTGCCGCGGCCCACCTCTTTTACTGGACCGACATGCGCATGCGCGCGCCAGCCATGCCCGCCTTCGCCCTCTTGGCGGCGGCTGGCGCGGCCTGGATCGACGGCCAACTCAGTGCGCGTAAAGACAAGTAA
- a CDS encoding MMPL family transporter, whose product MSYSPLSEKIAGRLIAWRWPLLLLAAVAVVLSIRPAGRLGFDRSIENMFAPDDPLLVPYRQLKQIFGGNEVALAAYIDPELLTSDGMARLADVSQKMEAVPGVAGVMSLTTTPMGVDLVQDPLLEPFLKLFEGYLVSADRRTAAVVCTLAPEGDSTKRTHTVNALRAIISRHDPTGVLTGEPVMVSEGFRYLEHDGTLLGTISTVLLMATIVLCFRSVRWVIAPLAVVTAALWWTKAVLVVGNFRLSMVSSMLWSIVTVIGIAHVMHIIVRFRDERAQGKTPEKALLAAGAGLAVPIVWVCLTDTAGFASLLAAKVGPVHDFGAMMAMGSLLVLASIAMVLPGLSLIGSIDADPQRAWGERNLDRGLHTLVYYLEQRPKLIFVSSLLFIGMSLIGYRWLDVETDFTRNFRASSPVVKSYQFVESHLGGAGVMDIFIAAPEKLDESFLSRVRALEARLRDEVRVENAQGETVPGLTKVLSLVDGIDMFAGALGEELRDSMPLDLLISNFKSQMPVAMQALLGTDQAHGNQSYYRIMLRARERQPSAQKNRLIQQVLTITHDVFPQGASVTGFFVLLTNLIDSMLRDQWISFLIATASILVMMVVAFRSVPLAIIAMIPNALPIMVVSGLMGWFGLKINMGAAMIAAVSIGLAVDASIHYIAEFLEVRQAGHDVYRAIDIVHQSAGRAMVFSTLALIVGFSALCFSQFIPLVYFGVLMGLTMFGGMLGNLILLPLLLRMWSGERL is encoded by the coding sequence ATGTCGTATTCACCGTTGAGTGAGAAAATCGCGGGTCGCCTGATCGCCTGGCGGTGGCCGCTGTTGTTGCTGGCGGCGGTGGCCGTTGTCCTGTCGATCCGACCGGCTGGCCGCCTCGGATTCGATCGATCGATCGAGAACATGTTCGCGCCCGACGATCCGCTGCTTGTGCCGTACCGGCAGCTCAAGCAGATCTTTGGCGGCAACGAGGTGGCGCTGGCGGCATATATCGATCCGGAGTTGCTCACCAGCGACGGCATGGCGCGGCTCGCGGATGTGAGCCAAAAGATGGAGGCCGTGCCCGGGGTGGCGGGGGTGATGAGCCTGACCACGACGCCAATGGGAGTGGACCTGGTGCAAGATCCGCTCTTGGAACCGTTTTTGAAGTTGTTCGAGGGGTATCTGGTGAGCGCCGATCGGCGCACCGCCGCGGTGGTCTGCACGCTGGCGCCGGAGGGCGATTCGACCAAGCGAACGCACACGGTGAACGCGCTGCGCGCGATCATCAGCCGGCACGACCCAACTGGGGTACTGACCGGCGAGCCGGTGATGGTGAGCGAGGGGTTTCGCTATCTCGAACACGACGGCACGCTGTTGGGCACGATCTCGACGGTGCTATTGATGGCGACCATCGTGCTGTGCTTTCGCAGCGTGCGGTGGGTGATTGCGCCGTTGGCGGTGGTGACGGCGGCCTTGTGGTGGACCAAGGCGGTGCTGGTGGTGGGCAACTTCCGCCTGAGCATGGTGAGCTCGATGCTGTGGTCGATCGTCACGGTGATTGGCATTGCGCACGTGATGCACATTATCGTGCGATTTCGGGATGAGCGAGCGCAAGGCAAGACGCCGGAGAAGGCGCTCTTGGCCGCCGGCGCCGGCCTGGCTGTGCCGATCGTGTGGGTGTGCCTGACCGACACGGCCGGTTTTGCCTCGCTACTGGCCGCCAAGGTGGGGCCGGTACACGACTTTGGCGCGATGATGGCCATGGGGTCGCTGCTGGTGCTGGCGAGCATCGCGATGGTGCTGCCGGGGCTGTCTTTGATTGGCTCGATCGACGCCGATCCGCAGCGCGCCTGGGGAGAGCGGAACCTGGATCGGGGGTTGCACACGCTGGTGTATTACCTGGAGCAACGACCGAAGCTGATCTTTGTGTCGTCGCTATTGTTTATTGGCATGTCGTTAATTGGCTACCGCTGGCTGGACGTGGAGACCGATTTCACGCGCAACTTTCGCGCCTCCAGCCCGGTGGTGAAGAGTTATCAGTTTGTGGAGTCGCACCTGGGGGGCGCGGGGGTGATGGATATTTTCATCGCGGCGCCCGAAAAACTGGACGAATCGTTCTTGTCGCGGGTGCGCGCGCTCGAAGCGCGGCTGCGCGACGAAGTGCGGGTGGAGAACGCGCAGGGCGAGACCGTGCCGGGATTGACCAAGGTGCTGAGCCTGGTCGACGGGATCGACATGTTCGCCGGGGCGCTGGGGGAGGAACTGCGCGACAGCATGCCGCTGGACTTGTTGATCAGCAACTTCAAAAGTCAGATGCCGGTGGCCATGCAGGCGCTGTTGGGCACGGACCAGGCGCACGGCAATCAGTCTTACTACCGCATCATGCTGCGCGCACGGGAGCGACAACCCTCGGCCCAGAAGAACCGCTTGATCCAACAGGTGCTCACGATCACGCACGATGTATTTCCCCAGGGGGCCAGCGTCACCGGCTTTTTTGTGCTGTTGACCAATCTGATCGACAGCATGTTGCGCGACCAATGGATCTCGTTCTTGATCGCCACGGCAAGCATCTTGGTGATGATGGTGGTGGCGTTTCGCAGCGTGCCGTTGGCGATCATCGCGATGATTCCCAACGCGCTGCCGATCATGGTGGTGTCGGGGCTGATGGGCTGGTTTGGGCTGAAGATCAACATGGGGGCCGCGATGATCGCGGCGGTGTCGATTGGCCTGGCGGTGGACGCTTCGATCCACTACATCGCCGAGTTCTTGGAGGTGCGCCAGGCGGGGCACGACGTGTATCGGGCGATCGACATTGTGCATCAGTCGGCGGGGCGAGCGATGGTCTTCTCGACGTTGGCCTTGATCGTCGGCTTTAGCGCGCTGTGCTTCAGCCAGTTCATTCCGCTGGTGTATTTTGGCGTGTTGATGGGGCTGACGATGTTCGGCGGGATGCTCGGCAATTTGATCTTGCTGCCGCTGCTGTTGCGGATGTGGTCGGGCGAACGACTGTAA
- the xylA gene encoding xylose isomerase: MAAAFPEIAKIAYEGPRSKNPLSFKHYNADELIEGRSMRDHLRFSVAYWHTFRGQGADPFGVGTMQRPWEGPVDNVENAIGRVRVAFEFMQKLGVDFYCFHDRDVAPEGKSLAESNQNLDAVVKALAEEQQRTGIRLLWGTANLFSNPRYVHGAATSPNADAFAYAAAQVKKAIEATHALGGENYVFWGGREGYQSLWNTDMKRELDHLARFFHLAVDHARHIGFKGQFLIEPKPKEPTKHQYDFDAAACINFLRAYDLTDSFKLNIETNHATLAGHTMQHELEYAGSQGFLGSIDANTGDLLLGWDTDQFPTDIYLTTQCMLAILKYGGLKTGGVNFDAKVRRESFEPVDLFYAHIGGMDAFARGLKIAAAMRADGALERMVRERYSSWDSGIGQEIESGRATLASLEKHMLAQGEITPNRSGRQELFENVVNDYL; encoded by the coding sequence ATGGCCGCCGCATTTCCGGAAATTGCCAAGATCGCGTACGAGGGCCCGCGTTCGAAGAACCCGCTGTCGTTCAAGCATTACAACGCCGACGAGTTGATCGAAGGCCGGTCAATGCGCGATCATTTGCGGTTCAGCGTGGCCTATTGGCACACCTTCCGCGGGCAAGGCGCCGATCCGTTTGGCGTGGGCACGATGCAGCGTCCGTGGGAGGGACCGGTCGACAACGTGGAGAACGCGATTGGCCGCGTGCGGGTGGCGTTCGAGTTCATGCAGAAGCTAGGAGTGGACTTTTATTGCTTTCACGATCGCGACGTGGCGCCCGAGGGGAAGTCGCTGGCCGAGAGCAACCAGAACCTGGACGCGGTGGTGAAGGCGCTGGCGGAGGAACAACAGCGGACCGGCATTCGCTTGCTGTGGGGCACGGCGAACTTGTTCAGCAATCCGCGTTATGTACATGGGGCGGCGACCAGTCCCAACGCCGACGCCTTTGCCTACGCCGCCGCGCAGGTGAAGAAGGCGATTGAAGCGACGCACGCGCTGGGCGGCGAGAACTACGTGTTTTGGGGCGGGCGCGAGGGATACCAAAGCCTGTGGAACACCGACATGAAGCGCGAGTTGGATCACCTGGCGCGCTTCTTTCATCTGGCGGTCGATCATGCCAGGCACATCGGCTTCAAGGGGCAGTTTTTGATTGAGCCCAAGCCGAAGGAGCCGACCAAGCACCAGTACGACTTCGACGCGGCGGCGTGCATCAACTTTTTGCGGGCGTACGACCTGACCGATTCGTTCAAGCTAAACATCGAGACCAATCACGCCACGCTGGCCGGGCACACGATGCAGCACGAGTTGGAGTACGCCGGCAGCCAGGGATTTTTGGGATCGATCGACGCCAACACTGGCGATCTGCTGTTGGGTTGGGACACCGACCAGTTTCCGACCGACATCTACCTGACCACGCAGTGCATGCTGGCGATTTTGAAATACGGAGGATTGAAAACGGGGGGCGTGAATTTCGACGCCAAGGTGCGGCGCGAGAGCTTTGAGCCAGTGGACCTGTTCTACGCGCACATCGGCGGCATGGACGCCTTTGCGCGGGGCTTGAAAATCGCGGCGGCGATGCGGGCCGACGGCGCGCTAGAGCGGATGGTGCGCGAGCGCTATAGCTCTTGGGACAGCGGCATCGGCCAGGAGATCGAAAGTGGCCGAGCCACGCTGGCCTCGCTCGAAAAGCACATGCTGGCCCAGGGGGAGATCACTCCCAATCGCAGCGGCCGGCAAGAACTGTTCGAGAATGTGGTGAACGACTACCTATAA
- a CDS encoding DinB family protein has translation MSKFQQLVADYKAGADQLAPAIEGLSYKELNAHPVPGTWSIQQIVIHMMDSDLIASDRMKRVIAEDQPALIGYNETLFAENLPQDQLDAAMACEIFRLNRLLTAALLEHVPDKAFARTGIHNEVGPVTLEKLLTTYTNHLAHHMKFAREKRKLLGK, from the coding sequence ATGTCGAAATTCCAACAACTGGTCGCCGACTACAAAGCCGGCGCCGATCAACTAGCGCCCGCCATTGAAGGCCTGTCGTACAAGGAACTGAACGCCCATCCCGTCCCTGGCACGTGGAGCATTCAACAAATCGTGATCCACATGATGGATAGCGACCTCATCGCCTCCGACCGCATGAAGCGCGTCATCGCCGAGGATCAACCAGCGCTCATCGGCTACAACGAGACTCTCTTCGCCGAGAACCTGCCGCAGGATCAACTCGACGCTGCCATGGCCTGCGAGATCTTTCGCCTCAATCGGCTGCTGACGGCCGCGCTGCTCGAGCATGTCCCCGACAAAGCCTTTGCCCGCACCGGCATCCACAACGAGGTGGGGCCGGTCACGCTCGAAAAGCTGCTCACTACCTACACCAATCACCTCGCGCACCACATGAAGTTCGCGCGCGAGAAGCGCAAGCTCCTCGGCAAGTGA
- a CDS encoding DUF1501 domain-containing protein, which yields MLRVLGSHRRLCSGVSRRDFLHAGALALSGLGLGHMGLADLLRLQAAAGESGGTFGKAKSIILLHLYGSPSQLEWADPKPLAPVEIRGELGTISSSLTGCGVCELLPNMAKVMDRTTVIRSMTHPYPIHGVAYALTGTPTIDVAMELAPHDPRHWPFFGSVVEYVDRLKRDAGAGGAPAATPGIPPNLALPFPMSTRRVGEVPRAGPYAAFLGAQYNPVWTEFVGTATRGIRKELAGKVFADNDPYLGVAPDSYFMIPSATDPQPGVTLNRLDSRRGLLAQLEQERRTLDATSAGLELDRHQETAFSLLHSAGLREALDLRREDTKSRALYGDRLFGQACLAARRLVEAGSRVVTVFWDEFGLAGDAWDTHYNHFERMRTALCPGLDEAWYGLITDLDQRGLLDDTLVVCTSEHGRTPRFTGTGRDHWSRAYTTLVAGGGTARGRIVGATDKIGSDVTDRPVSPKDLLATMYHLLGIDHRTWIHDALGRPLPLVDGEVVHEALA from the coding sequence ATGTTGCGTGTATTGGGTTCGCATCGCCGGCTTTGCAGTGGCGTCAGTCGCCGCGATTTTTTGCATGCCGGCGCGCTGGCGCTCTCGGGACTCGGGCTAGGCCATATGGGTCTGGCCGATCTGTTGCGGCTGCAAGCCGCCGCTGGCGAAAGCGGCGGCACGTTCGGCAAGGCCAAGTCGATCATTCTGCTGCATCTGTATGGCTCGCCCAGCCAGTTGGAGTGGGCCGATCCCAAGCCGCTGGCGCCGGTGGAGATTCGGGGCGAGCTGGGGACGATCTCGTCGTCGCTGACGGGCTGTGGCGTGTGCGAGTTGCTGCCGAACATGGCCAAGGTGATGGATCGGACCACGGTCATTCGGTCGATGACCCACCCGTATCCGATTCATGGCGTGGCCTACGCGCTGACGGGGACGCCGACCATCGACGTGGCGATGGAGCTGGCGCCGCACGATCCCCGGCATTGGCCCTTTTTCGGCTCGGTGGTGGAGTATGTCGATCGATTGAAGCGCGACGCGGGCGCGGGCGGCGCGCCGGCGGCCACGCCCGGCATTCCGCCGAATCTGGCGCTGCCGTTTCCGATGAGCACGCGGCGCGTGGGTGAGGTGCCGCGCGCGGGGCCGTATGCCGCGTTCCTGGGCGCGCAGTACAACCCGGTGTGGACCGAGTTTGTCGGCACGGCGACGCGCGGCATCCGCAAGGAACTGGCGGGCAAGGTGTTTGCCGACAACGATCCGTATCTGGGGGTGGCGCCCGACAGTTATTTCATGATTCCCTCGGCGACCGATCCGCAGCCGGGAGTGACGCTTAATCGGCTTGATAGTCGGCGCGGGCTGCTCGCGCAGTTGGAGCAAGAGCGACGAACGCTCGATGCGACCAGCGCGGGCTTGGAGCTGGATCGACATCAAGAAACGGCGTTCTCGCTATTGCATTCGGCCGGCCTGCGCGAGGCGCTCGACCTGAGGCGCGAAGACACCAAGTCGCGCGCGCTGTATGGCGACCGGTTGTTTGGCCAAGCCTGTCTGGCCGCGCGGCGGTTGGTGGAGGCGGGGAGCCGCGTGGTGACGGTTTTTTGGGATGAGTTTGGTTTGGCGGGAGACGCCTGGGACACGCACTACAACCATTTTGAGCGGATGCGCACGGCGCTGTGCCCTGGCCTGGATGAAGCGTGGTACGGGCTGATCACCGATCTCGATCAACGGGGGCTCTTGGACGACACGCTGGTGGTATGCACTAGCGAGCATGGTCGCACGCCGCGGTTCACCGGCACAGGGCGCGATCACTGGTCGCGCGCGTACACCACCCTGGTCGCCGGCGGCGGCACGGCGCGGGGACGGATTGTCGGCGCCACCGACAAAATTGGCAGCGACGTCACCGATCGGCCGGTGAGCCCCAAAGATTTGTTGGCGACGATGTACCACCTGTTGGGCATCGATCATCGCACCTGGATTCACGATGCGCTGGGGCGGCCGCTGCCGCTGGTCGATGGCGAAGTGGTGCACGAGGCGCTGGCGTAG